The nucleotide sequence GGTGGCTTTACCCTGTCTATCCTGTCTCCTGCTCAGGTCTGCCGCTCCGCCGCGAGGTTCTGCACGGCTTCCTGGTCGGCCTGCGCGAGTTCCTCGGCTTTGCCCAGGGCGCCCCACTCGTCCACGCCGCCCGGCAGCACCGGGGGCAGGCCCTGAAGGTAAGCCGCCTGCGCGATGAGGTAAGCGGTGAGCGGCGTGGTCAGAAACTGAAACAGCAGCACGGCGATCAATCGGGTGAGCGCCGCCGACTCCTGAAACGAGAGCGCGACCCCCAGGAAAATGCCTGCCGAACCCAGCGTCACCAGCTTGGAACTGGCGTGCAGCCGCGAATACAGGTCGGGAAAGCGCACCATCCCGATGGCCGCCGTGAGCACGAAAAAGGCGCCAATCAGGATGGGAATGTCGCGCCAGGGGTTGAAGTCACGCAGCAGGGCCTCCCCCATCAGCGCATCACCCGCCCGACGAGCAGGTAGCGGGTCAGGGCCACCGTGCTCAGAAAGCCCAGCAGCGACAGGACCAGCGCGGCGTCGAGCATCACCAGCATGCGGCTGCGCACGGCCAGCAGCGCGAACAGCACCACCAGATTCACACTCAGAAAGTCGAAAGCCATGATGCGGTCGCCCCAGCTCGGGCCGCGCAGCACACGGTAGGTCACGAGCAGGACCGAGAGGGTCACGATGCCCAGAGCGATATCGATGATCATGTCAGCACCTCGCCTTGCCGAAAGGAGCGCGAACCGGGCTGAAGAAAGCGCAGCAGCTCCTCTTCCACCTTGACGATGCTGTCGCGGGCCGCCTGCGCCGTCGGCAGCCCCACCGCGTGGGCATAGAGCGTGCGGCGGTCATGGCTCAGCCCCATCGCCACCGTGCCCGGCATCAGGGTGATGGCGGCGGCGAGCAGGGTCAGCCCCAGTTCGCTCTGCAGCCGCAGCGGCACCGCCACGATCATGGGGTTGAGCTGCGGGTCACGCCGCAGGGACATCAGCGCGACCTGCACGTTGGCCACCGTCAGCTCCCGCAGGAAAAAGACCACGAAGCTCGCCAGCCCCCGGCTGCGTTCCAGGTACCGCTCCGCCCCCAGCGCACGTGGAAAGAGCAGCACGATGAGAAAGCCGACCAGAAACCCGACGACCAGTTCGCGGCTGCTCACCTCGCCGGAAAACAGCGCCCACACGACCGCCAGCAGCAGATTGAGCGCCAGCCCCCTCATTTCTTCTCCTCCTTCGGCCCGTCTTTTTTCTGCACGTCGTCACCCGTCGGCGGCGGCGGAATCACCACCGGCGCGGTGCCCAGTACGCCCCGGATGTAGCGCCCCGGTTCGCCCAGTTCCCGCGCCACCGTGCCCGAGAAGGCGAGCAGCGGCCCGGCGCCCAGGCTCAGCCCCGCCACCAGCGCCGAGGCCAGATACGCGGGCAGGCGCTGAGCGAGCGGCACGCGGCGCACCGGTTCCTCACGCGGGTGCTTGCCCCAGAAAAAGCCGCGCCAGACGCTCAGCAGAGCGTAGAGCGTAATCAGGCTGGACAGCAGCGCACTCACCACGGCGACGACGATCAGGGGCGACCCCTGCGCCGCTGCCTGGGCCAGTCCCGCCCGCACCAGCGCGAACTTGGCGATAAACCCGCCGCTCGGCGGCAGTCCGGCCACCGTGAGGGCGCACAGCAGGAAGCAGGCGGCCAGCAGCGGCATGAATTCCAGAAATCCCCGCGCCTTGACGTTGCGCGTGCCGCTTGCCCGCTCCGCCACGCCCGCGATCAGGAACAGCGCCAGCGTGACCAGCACGCTCACCGCGAGGTAGGCGACGGTGGCCCGCAGCGCCTCGGGCGTGCCGATGCCCAGCCCGAAGGCCAGGTAGCCCACGCTGCCCACCACCGTGAACGACAGGATGCGCCGCCACTCGCGCTGGCTGACCGCGCCCAGCGCCCCGTAGAGCATGGTGACCGCGCCCAGGCCCAGCAGGAGCGATTGCGGCAGCGCCGGGTCCTGCGGAAAGACGGTGGTGAACACGCGCAGCAGGGCGTAGACGCCCACTTTGGTCAGCACCGCCGCGAAGAAGGTGCCGCTGGCGGTGGGCAGCGCCGGGTAGGTGCCGGGCAGCCAGAAGCCCAGCGGAAACAGTGCGCCCTTGGCGGCAAACACGATCAGCAGCAGCACGCTGACCGCCGTGACGGTGGTGTTCGGCCCCAGTTCGGCGCTGCGCTGCGCGAGGTGCGCGAAGTTGAGTGTGCCCAGTACCCCGTAGGTCAGGCCGCAGGCCAGGACCAGCAGCGCCGAGGCGGTCAGGTTCATCACGATGTAGCGAAACCCCTCGCGCAGTTGCTCGCGGCCACTGCCCAGCACCGCCAGGGCGTAGCTCGCCACCAGCATCACCTCGAAGGCCACGAACAGGTTGAACAGGTCGCCGGTCAGGAACGAGAGCTGCACGCCGGTCATGAGCAGCAGCAGCAGCGCAAAAGCGTGGTGCCGCTCGCGCACCCGGTCCTGCTCGGTCACCATGAACCACGCGGCGAAAAGGCCCGAGACGGCGCCCAGCACGCTCATGTAGGCAGCCAGCCGGTCGGCGGCCATCACGATGCCGAAAGGAGCCGACCAGCCGCCCAGCGCACTGACCAGCACCGTGCCGTCGCCGGTGGCCGCCAGCAGCAGGCACGCGAACAGCAGTGTCAGCGCCATGCCGCCGAGCAATACGCCCACCTGAAGCGGGCGGCGCAGCGGGGCCAGCGCCAGCAGCCCGAGGCCCAGCGGCGTCAGAATCGGCGCGAGCGGCAGCCAGGAATTCACCACGCCCGCCGCAATTGTCGTCACCTCGCCGCTCATGCGCGGCCCCCGGCGGAAACGGGGTGGGCGGGTCCGGACTCCTCTTCCCACTCGGGCTGGTCGGGACTCTGGTGCTCGGGGTCGGCCCCCAGGCCGTCGGGGGCGTCGGGGTCACGGGCGAGGCTGTCGCCGAACGCCTCCACGTCTTCGTGCCCGGCCACCTGATAGGCCCGCAGCGCGACGGTCAGCAGCAGCGCCGTGGTCGCGAACCCGATCACGATGGCGGTCAGGATGAGTGCCTGTGGCAGCGGGTCCACATACGGCCCCGGCAGCGTGAGCAGCGGCGGCGACTTGTCTTCCAGTCCCGCCACCGTCAGGATGGCGAGATTGACGCCGTAGCCGATAAACGCCAGCCCCAGCACCACCCGCACGATGGAGCGCGAGAGCAGCAAAAACACGCCGGAACCGACCAGAATGCCGATAATCAGGGCAAAGAGGGACGCCATTATTCGTCTCCCTCGACCCGCTCGGTGGGACGCACGTCGGTGAGGGCGGCGGCAATCAGCATGGTGCTGCCGACCACCACCCCGAACACGCCGATGTCGAACAGCATCGCGGTGGCCCACTCGAACTCGCCGGTCAGCTCGGTGGTGAGGTAGCCGTAGTCGCTTTTCAGAAAGGGGCGGCCCAGCAGGTACGGCACCAGCCCGGTCACGAACGACAGCGCCGCGCCCCAGGGAATCAGCCGCGCCGGGTCCACGCGCAGCGCACTCTCGCCGGTGGCGATGCGGTGCAGGATCAGGGCGCAGGCGGTCATCAGGCCCGCGATAAAGCCGCCGCCCGGTGCGTTGTGCCCGCGCCAGAGCAGCAGCAGCGCAAAAATCATCACCAGCGCGAAGGCCGCCCGGCTCACCGTCCGCAGGATGGGGTCGCCGCTCAGGGGCGCAGGCGTGGGGGCGAGCGGCCCGGCCTGTCCGCCCGGCTCACCCCGGACAGCCGCCCCCGCAACAGGTGCGGCGCGGGGGGCCTTTTTCTTTTTCGGACTCATGGCTGGCCTCCTTCACGGGGCGGGGCAGGGTCTGAACTCGCGGAAGCTGCGGGCGCCCTGGGGGTCAGAATCGGCGCCCCCTCGGGTGTGACGCCGTGCGCCGGGGTGCGGGGACGACCCGGTTTGCCCAGCCGGACCAGGCTGGAGACGGCCAGCGCCACCATCGCCACCACCAGTCCTTCGCCCAGGGTGTCGAAGCCCCGGAAATCCACCAGCAGCACGTTCACGGCGTTTTTGCCGCCGCCGCCCGCGTAGGAGTTGACCAGATACCAGGGCGAAATCGGCGGCGCCAGAAAACGCAGGCTGGACAGCACCAGCAGCGTCACGCCGACACCTGCCCCCGCCGCGAGCAGCCCGTCGAGGACCAGTCGGCCCCGGGTGCGCGGCAGGTCACGGACGCCCGGCAGGTAACGGAAGGCGAGCAGAAACAGGATGACCGTCACGGCCTCCACCAGCAGTTGGGTCAGGGCGAGGTCGGGAGCACGCAGGGCGAGAAAGGCGGCGGCGCTGCCGAACCCCGTCAGGCCGGTCACGATGACGGCAGTCAGGCGGTTGTTGGACAGCAGCACGCCCGCCGCGCCCCCGACCAGCAGCACCGCGATGGGCACGATTCCGAGCGGCACACTGCCGATGCCGTGAAACACCTGCGGCGAGCGCCACACCGCGTACCCGCCGATGAGTCCGGCGGCCAGCAGCGAAATTCGCATCTGGTCGGGCAGCGCCAGGCCCTGCGTGCGGGCGATCAGCCGGCTGGACACGGTGTTCAGGCCCTGCACCAGCGAGTAGTACACCGTGTTGGCGTTCCAGCGCGGCGCCAGGCGACTTTGCAGCTCGGCAAAGGGCCGCGCCTGCCAGACCAGCAGCCCGCCGATCAGCCAGGTCAGCCCCGTGAGCAGCAGCGCCGGGGTCACGCCGTGCCACAGCGCGAGGTGACCCTCGACCTCCCCGAAGCCCAGGGCGGTTTCGGCGCTGCGCGTGAGCACCTCCGCCGCGTGGGGCCACAGGCCGAACAGCAGCGCGGCCCCCGCCAGCAGCCCCGCCGGAACGGTCAGGCTGAGCGGCGCCTCGTGGATATCGTCCTTGACCGCTTCGTGCCGCAGTTCGCGCTGCGTGGGGGTCAGGCCCAGACGGTGCGCGAAAAAGATGCTCATCAGCCGGGCGCAGTAGGCGAAAGTCAGCGCACTGCCGATCACCGCCACGGCGATGAACGCGGGACCGGCGTGCAGCATGTTCTCGTAGAACAGTTCCTTGGAAACGAAGCCCCCCAGCGGCGGAATCCCGGCCATGCTCAGTGAGGCGAGCAGGGCGATCACGAAGGTGACCG is from Deinococcus wulumuqiensis R12 and encodes:
- the mnhG gene encoding monovalent cation/H(+) antiporter subunit G — encoded protein: MGEALLRDFNPWRDIPILIGAFFVLTAAIGMVRFPDLYSRLHASSKLVTLGSAGIFLGVALSFQESAALTRLIAVLLFQFLTTPLTAYLIAQAAYLQGLPPVLPGGVDEWGALGKAEELAQADQEAVQNLAAERQT
- a CDS encoding monovalent cation/H+ antiporter complex subunit F; translation: MIIDIALGIVTLSVLLVTYRVLRGPSWGDRIMAFDFLSVNLVVLFALLAVRSRMLVMLDAALVLSLLGFLSTVALTRYLLVGRVMR
- a CDS encoding Na+/H+ antiporter subunit E produces the protein MRGLALNLLLAVVWALFSGEVSSRELVVGFLVGFLIVLLFPRALGAERYLERSRGLASFVVFFLRELTVANVQVALMSLRRDPQLNPMIVAVPLRLQSELGLTLLAAAITLMPGTVAMGLSHDRRTLYAHAVGLPTAQAARDSIVKVEEELLRFLQPGSRSFRQGEVLT
- a CDS encoding proton-conducting transporter membrane subunit — translated: MTTIAAGVVNSWLPLAPILTPLGLGLLALAPLRRPLQVGVLLGGMALTLLFACLLLAATGDGTVLVSALGGWSAPFGIVMAADRLAAYMSVLGAVSGLFAAWFMVTEQDRVRERHHAFALLLLLMTGVQLSFLTGDLFNLFVAFEVMLVASYALAVLGSGREQLREGFRYIVMNLTASALLVLACGLTYGVLGTLNFAHLAQRSAELGPNTTVTAVSVLLLIVFAAKGALFPLGFWLPGTYPALPTASGTFFAAVLTKVGVYALLRVFTTVFPQDPALPQSLLLGLGAVTMLYGALGAVSQREWRRILSFTVVGSVGYLAFGLGIGTPEALRATVAYLAVSVLVTLALFLIAGVAERASGTRNVKARGFLEFMPLLAACFLLCALTVAGLPPSGGFIAKFALVRAGLAQAAAQGSPLIVVAVVSALLSSLITLYALLSVWRGFFWGKHPREEPVRRVPLAQRLPAYLASALVAGLSLGAGPLLAFSGTVARELGEPGRYIRGVLGTAPVVIPPPPTGDDVQKKDGPKEEKK
- a CDS encoding NADH-quinone oxidoreductase subunit K gives rise to the protein MASLFALIIGILVGSGVFLLLSRSIVRVVLGLAFIGYGVNLAILTVAGLEDKSPPLLTLPGPYVDPLPQALILTAIVIGFATTALLLTVALRAYQVAGHEDVEAFGDSLARDPDAPDGLGADPEHQSPDQPEWEEESGPAHPVSAGGRA
- a CDS encoding Na(+)/H(+) antiporter subunit B, giving the protein MSPKKKKAPRAAPVAGAAVRGEPGGQAGPLAPTPAPLSGDPILRTVSRAAFALVMIFALLLLWRGHNAPGGGFIAGLMTACALILHRIATGESALRVDPARLIPWGAALSFVTGLVPYLLGRPFLKSDYGYLTTELTGEFEWATAMLFDIGVFGVVVGSTMLIAAALTDVRPTERVEGDE
- the mbhE gene encoding hydrogen gas-evolving membrane-bound hydrogenase subunit E, encoding MTLAVLFPFLMAAVCALLGPRLGRATGYLAAAGFLPALALALPLAAQPGAVPLTETTRWVPDLGLNLVFRGDGFSLLFAVLIGVIGTLATLYSVAYLSPREKFSRFYPYLLAFGGSMLGLVLSDNLVALFGFWEMTSVTSFLLIGLWHTRSAARDGAVKAFLISALGGLGLLAAAAMLSIAGGSTNLSQLDLGAVRESPLFVPALLCTLLAALTKSAQLPFHIWLPTAMEAPTPISAFLHSATMVKAGVVLVAKFGLIFAASPLWSGLLVPLGLLTMAWGSWLALRQTDLKALLAYSTVSQLGLLMSLYGLADADGRFAATAHLLNHAAFKAALFFVVGIIDHETGTREIPYLQNLRRKLPVTFVIALLASLSMAGIPPLGGFVSKELFYENMLHAGPAFIAVAVIGSALTFAYCARLMSIFFAHRLGLTPTQRELRHEAVKDDIHEAPLSLTVPAGLLAGAALLFGLWPHAAEVLTRSAETALGFGEVEGHLALWHGVTPALLLTGLTWLIGGLLVWQARPFAELQSRLAPRWNANTVYYSLVQGLNTVSSRLIARTQGLALPDQMRISLLAAGLIGGYAVWRSPQVFHGIGSVPLGIVPIAVLLVGGAAGVLLSNNRLTAVIVTGLTGFGSAAAFLALRAPDLALTQLLVEAVTVILFLLAFRYLPGVRDLPRTRGRLVLDGLLAAGAGVGVTLLVLSSLRFLAPPISPWYLVNSYAGGGGKNAVNVLLVDFRGFDTLGEGLVVAMVALAVSSLVRLGKPGRPRTPAHGVTPEGAPILTPRAPAASASSDPAPPREGGQP